GCCATTATCCTGTTTCCTTTTAAGCAAGTTGACAGCAGATTCGATAATTTTAAGCATTTTTTTATTACGTTCCAAAGTCCTCATTTGTTCATGAATTTCCGTCCCCGCCAAGTCTGCTCCGGCAGCATAAGACATCTCTAAAAATTCTTCCAGCTTGCAGCCCATTTCGACTTCAAAACTTATTTGAGCCTGAATTGCCGACACTTCTATACTCCATACTACCTCACGATATTTTTTCAGCAATAACTCTGTATTGTGATATGTTTTTTTCTCTCGCATTATCTGTTCCTCTGTTTTGTTTACTACCTTTCTCACCGTAACTCCTCCTTAAAGCAATGAATCTGCCGCAACTTCTGCCGTATAATAATGTCCAATCGTTGAATATGAATTATACAACATCGTGAGCATATAACTTTTAATATTTCTGACTCGGTTTCCCGTCTTTCTCAAGCAATCAAAGACATATTCAATATGTGTATAATCAAGTTTTAGGAACCTATCTTTTACAATTTTTTGCGGCAATTCCTGACACGCTATCACTACTGTCGGTTTATGGCAGCAAACAATTTCCGTCATAAGTTCAAGCACGCCGTCAGCCATATCATTTCCGCAATTCTGTTTAAGGGTTTCGTAATCAATATTGTCCGAAATAATTTCCTTGCAGCGTCTAATCTCATCGATCATATCACATTTTCCGACCGCTCCGGGCTCTTGATGTGATAAGATAGGATTAGTATCATTCGCATAAATATTATTTATATTATTATAATTAAACTCATTATCTTTAGCTTCGGATTTATCGACTTCCAAAGGTCGGCATTTTCGGAAGTCAAGACTTCGTTTTTTCCGAACTCCTGAG
This genomic window from Qingrenia yutianensis contains:
- a CDS encoding replication initiator protein A: MKNFDLDYFYGSEAEQFSFYRLPKILFTDDRFSDISAEAKILYGLLLDRMSLSIKNRWVDEENRAYIYFKLDDAMDMLRIGKDKGIKLFAELDAEKGCGLITRKKQGLGKPTIIYVMNFATLPQQEVQSVYDDADNIDDACEFQTSDIPKSGVRDSAEVLTSEKPTSGVRKKRSLDFRKCRPLEVDKSEAKDNEFNYNNINNIYANDTNPILSHQEPGAVGKCDMIDEIRRCKEIISDNIDYETLKQNCGNDMADGVLELMTEIVCCHKPTVVIACQELPQKIVKDRFLKLDYTHIEYVFDCLRKTGNRVRNIKSYMLTMLYNSYSTIGHYYTAEVAADSLL